A region of Polynucleobacter sp. JS-Mosq-20-D10 DNA encodes the following proteins:
- the adk gene encoding adenylate kinase, producing the protein MRLILLGAPGAGKGTQAQFICEKFAIPQISTGDMLRAAVKAGTELGVAAKKIMDAGGLVSDDIIIGLVKDRLTQPDCSKGYLFDGFPRTIPQAQAMKDAGVPIDYVLEIDVPFNAIIDRMSGRRVHPASGRTYHVTFNPPKVEGKDDVTGEALIQRDDDKEETVRKRLQVYNDQTRPLVEYYSTWATQSNATDKIKAPAYRKVSGTGNVDDITASIFAELK; encoded by the coding sequence ATGCGCTTAATTCTGCTCGGTGCACCAGGTGCTGGCAAAGGAACACAAGCTCAGTTCATTTGCGAAAAATTTGCCATTCCACAAATCTCGACAGGGGACATGCTGCGTGCTGCCGTTAAAGCAGGAACTGAACTAGGTGTTGCTGCTAAAAAAATTATGGATGCCGGCGGCCTTGTTTCCGATGACATCATCATTGGCCTTGTAAAAGATCGCTTAACTCAACCCGATTGCAGCAAGGGTTACTTGTTTGATGGCTTCCCAAGAACGATTCCCCAAGCGCAAGCCATGAAAGATGCTGGCGTTCCTATCGATTACGTTTTAGAAATCGATGTACCGTTTAATGCCATCATCGATCGTATGAGCGGTCGTCGCGTTCATCCCGCGTCAGGACGTACTTATCACGTCACTTTCAACCCACCAAAAGTGGAAGGCAAAGATGATGTCACTGGTGAAGCTTTGATTCAGCGCGATGATGACAAAGAAGAAACTGTTCGCAAGCGCTTGCAGGTCTACAACGATCAGACTCGTCCGTTAGTGGAGTACTACTCCACTTGGGCAACGCAAAGTAATGCTACTGACAAAATAAAGGCCCCCGCCTATCGCAAGGTCAGTGGCACTGGTAACGTTGATGACATTACTGCTTCTATTTTTGCAGAATTGAAATAA
- the kdsB gene encoding 3-deoxy-manno-octulosonate cytidylyltransferase gives MSNNTSKSLEFLVVIPARLGSTRLPRKPLADIGGKPMVIRVAERAQQSNAQSVVVATDSPEIQAACDEHRIECLLTSADHPTGTDRIAEVAQLLKLPADTLIVNVQGDEPLIPPELINQVAQTLANNAACAISTVAVPIVDATEITNPNVVKVVLNRSNEALYFSRATIPFVRDPDFEQAVTHLRHLGIYAYRADFLEAYTRLDPAPPEQAEALEQLRALWNGYRIAVYKAKEAPPAGVDTAEDLERVRRILAS, from the coding sequence ATGAGTAACAACACCTCCAAGTCTCTTGAGTTTTTAGTGGTTATTCCTGCAAGGCTGGGATCTACTCGCCTGCCCCGTAAGCCGCTAGCTGATATTGGTGGTAAGCCGATGGTCATTCGTGTAGCGGAGCGTGCACAACAATCCAATGCACAAAGTGTCGTAGTGGCAACTGACTCCCCGGAAATCCAAGCCGCCTGTGATGAACATCGTATCGAGTGCTTATTAACTAGCGCAGATCATCCAACTGGTACAGACCGCATTGCGGAAGTAGCTCAACTATTAAAACTACCAGCAGATACTTTGATTGTGAATGTACAAGGTGATGAGCCTCTGATTCCACCAGAGCTGATCAATCAGGTTGCCCAAACTTTGGCCAACAATGCCGCATGCGCAATTTCAACTGTGGCAGTGCCCATTGTTGATGCCACAGAAATTACTAACCCCAATGTAGTCAAAGTAGTCCTCAATCGCTCTAATGAGGCGCTCTACTTCTCGAGAGCCACTATTCCGTTTGTGCGAGATCCTGACTTTGAGCAAGCAGTCACTCATTTACGTCATTTGGGCATCTATGCCTACCGCGCCGACTTTTTGGAGGCCTATACCCGCCTTGATCCGGCGCCACCGGAGCAAGCTGAAGCTCTAGAGCAGCTCCGCGCCCTGTGGAATGGCTACCGTATTGCAGTCTATAAAGCCAAAGAAGCCCCACCAGCTGGGGTTGATACAGCCGAAGACCTCGAACGAGTACGCCGCATCTTAGCCAGCTAG
- a CDS encoding Trm112 family protein, whose translation MDKRLLEILVCPLCKSTLHLDAEKHELICKADRLAYPIRNDIPVMLVDEARSLSTDEIN comes from the coding sequence ATGGACAAGCGCTTATTAGAGATTTTGGTCTGCCCTTTGTGCAAAAGTACTTTGCATTTGGATGCAGAAAAACATGAGCTCATCTGCAAAGCAGACCGCTTAGCCTATCCCATTCGCAATGACATTCCTGTCATGCTGGTGGATGAAGCTCGCAGTCTTTCTACTGATGAAATCAATTAA
- the lpxK gene encoding tetraacyldisaccharide 4'-kinase: MSSPKKSSFFNKAPQFWERRGPTSLVLWPLSKIYGWINQALDLANDLNLGRRKPAPVPIIIVGNIRVGGTGKTPIVIALAEQLASMGWKPGIISRGYGATASSAPRQVNSDSSPADVGDEPVLIAQRTDNQFPIWVHPKRTLSIQYLLKQDPSVNVIISDDGLQHRSLLRWPAREGGRDIEFVVRDQRGEGNGFLLPAGPLREPASRERDATLITGTITPSNHINEYFLGRRAFTLSSQLGTPYQLNHPSNTQSLPTIAATYLPSKITAVAAIGNPQCFFDDLLKQGIAGKCIGLADHASYTPKFFSDIHAECILITEKDAVKCTSIQDERIWVVPMSLELTNTLAEWLQSILQRPDPNQYTL; this comes from the coding sequence ATGTCATCGCCAAAAAAATCTTCTTTCTTTAATAAGGCTCCCCAATTTTGGGAAAGACGCGGACCAACAAGTCTGGTGCTTTGGCCTTTATCTAAGATTTACGGTTGGATAAACCAAGCCTTAGATTTGGCAAATGATCTGAACTTAGGTAGACGTAAACCAGCGCCAGTGCCGATCATTATTGTTGGCAATATCCGGGTAGGCGGCACCGGTAAAACTCCCATCGTCATTGCATTAGCTGAGCAACTGGCAAGTATGGGCTGGAAGCCCGGAATTATTAGTAGAGGTTATGGTGCCACCGCATCAAGCGCGCCTCGCCAAGTAAATAGCGATTCCAGTCCTGCAGACGTTGGCGATGAACCCGTCTTAATTGCTCAGCGCACAGATAACCAGTTTCCGATTTGGGTTCACCCCAAACGAACCCTCAGTATTCAGTATTTACTAAAACAAGATCCCTCGGTGAACGTTATCATCAGTGACGATGGCTTACAGCATCGAAGTCTGCTGCGCTGGCCCGCTCGCGAGGGCGGTCGTGATATTGAATTTGTAGTACGTGATCAACGTGGTGAAGGAAATGGCTTCCTTCTACCTGCCGGGCCCTTACGTGAACCTGCATCACGCGAACGAGATGCCACTTTAATAACTGGGACTATCACGCCATCCAATCACATTAATGAATATTTTTTAGGGCGACGTGCTTTCACATTGAGTAGTCAGCTGGGCACTCCCTATCAACTAAATCATCCAAGCAATACACAATCGTTACCCACTATTGCCGCTACTTATCTTCCAAGCAAAATTACTGCTGTGGCGGCAATCGGTAATCCACAATGCTTTTTTGATGACTTACTAAAACAGGGGATTGCAGGTAAATGTATTGGTTTAGCTGATCATGCTAGCTACACCCCAAAATTTTTCTCCGACATTCATGCTGAATGCATCCTCATTACCGAAAAGGATGCCGTAAAATGCACCTCAATACAGGATGAACGAATTTGGGTGGTGCCGATGAGTTTAGAGCTTACAAACACATTGGCAGAATGGCTGCAATCGATTTTGCAAAGACCTGATCCAAATCAATACACTTTATAA
- a CDS encoding biopolymer transporter ExbD, whose amino-acid sequence MSWLENKLQHRGQFSLGMRSSPVEPEINLIPFIDVLLVVLIFLMISTTFTRYQELAITLPTANGSASQAEVKQIHIAVSRDGRFAINGKVTDRSQLSNSLNALNKDNVIQVNIDADAKAPHQAVMSALEAARDANLSNIAFSSQTTKK is encoded by the coding sequence ATGAGTTGGCTAGAAAATAAGCTTCAGCATCGAGGTCAATTTTCATTAGGAATGCGCTCATCTCCGGTGGAGCCTGAGATCAATCTCATTCCTTTTATTGATGTGTTGTTAGTGGTGCTGATCTTTCTGATGATCTCCACTACATTTACCCGCTACCAAGAGTTAGCCATCACCCTACCTACTGCTAATGGCTCGGCAAGCCAGGCGGAGGTGAAACAAATTCATATTGCAGTCAGTCGCGATGGGCGCTTTGCCATCAATGGCAAAGTGACTGACCGCAGCCAACTGAGTAATAGCCTCAATGCGCTTAACAAAGACAATGTCATCCAGGTCAACATCGATGCGGATGCCAAAGCGCCCCACCAAGCGGTTATGAGCGCCTTAGAGGCAGCGCGTGATGCCAACCTATCCAATATCGCATTTAGCAGTCAAACTACGAAGAAGTAA
- a CDS encoding MotA/TolQ/ExbB proton channel family protein: MYSILLSAGWPIWPLLIISIIGLAIIIERAWYLRQIHVFPKNSLETVFGLANAISKQKTVSETEISDIDQLSPAGSLFACILREKASGNSADSALEELQASAQSTWLKLERYLGILATIATAAPLLGLFGTVVGMIEIFGSQGIGSPQQLAHGISIALYNTAFGLLIAIPALAAWRGLRAMANQRQHECEEFTRQLFKKLYPHSADTK; the protein is encoded by the coding sequence ATGTACTCAATCTTACTGTCTGCTGGCTGGCCTATCTGGCCCCTTCTGATCATCTCTATTATCGGGCTGGCCATCATCATTGAGCGTGCCTGGTATTTGAGGCAAATTCATGTATTTCCCAAAAACAGCCTAGAAACAGTATTTGGCCTAGCCAATGCCATTTCCAAACAAAAAACAGTCTCAGAAACCGAAATTAGCGATATCGACCAACTTTCTCCTGCAGGCAGCCTATTCGCCTGCATCCTTCGTGAAAAAGCTTCTGGCAACTCTGCAGACTCCGCCTTAGAAGAATTACAAGCTAGCGCTCAATCCACTTGGTTAAAGCTGGAGCGCTATCTTGGCATCTTAGCCACCATTGCGACCGCTGCCCCCCTCTTAGGGCTCTTTGGAACCGTTGTCGGCATGATTGAAATTTTTGGCAGCCAGGGCATCGGCAGTCCTCAACAGCTAGCGCATGGCATCTCTATTGCCCTGTACAACACCGCTTTTGGTTTGCTAATTGCCATTCCCGCTTTAGCTGCATGGCGCGGTCTGCGTGCAATGGCAAATCAACGCCAACATGAGTGCGAAGAATTTACTCGTCAATTATTTAAAAAACTCTATCCACATTCTGCGGATACAAAATGA
- the xseA gene encoding exodeoxyribonuclease VII large subunit has product MSEISREILSVGDLNRAIASSLEERFDTVWVSGEISNFKAYDSGHWYFSLKDEEGQIRCVMFRGRNGQVGFMPQSGDLVEVAANLGFYVPRGDIQLTVQSMRRAGMGGLYEAFLKLKAKLAKEGLFDAENKHPIPSHPRAIGIVTSLQAAALKDVLSTLARRAPHIPIVIYPTLVQGPDAPAGIISALKAAEKENAVDVILLVRGGGSIEDLWAFNDEQLAYAIAQSPIPIVSGVGHETDVTIADFVADLRAPTPTGAAELAAPRRDQMLQELDAIMQALLQRVSQRVEREAQTLDQLALRLSHTLPNPDRMREQISGWQKRLNQAWLVRVENWKRDQGHFQSQLEMLNPQRTLERGYAVILSKDDQAMHAVRNTNELNTENAFQVRLAEGQVEVEFARVGAQK; this is encoded by the coding sequence ATGTCGGAAATATCAAGGGAAATCCTCAGTGTTGGCGATCTAAACCGCGCCATTGCAAGCTCTTTAGAGGAGCGCTTCGATACCGTTTGGGTGAGCGGTGAGATTTCTAATTTCAAGGCCTATGACAGTGGGCATTGGTACTTTTCCCTTAAGGATGAGGAAGGGCAGATCCGTTGCGTAATGTTCCGCGGCCGCAATGGACAAGTCGGATTTATGCCTCAATCGGGGGATTTGGTAGAGGTGGCCGCCAACCTCGGGTTTTATGTTCCTCGTGGGGACATTCAGTTGACGGTACAAAGCATGCGCCGTGCTGGCATGGGTGGTCTTTACGAAGCCTTTTTGAAGCTGAAGGCGAAGCTCGCCAAAGAAGGTTTATTCGATGCTGAGAATAAGCACCCCATTCCAAGTCATCCGAGAGCAATTGGTATTGTTACCTCGCTCCAAGCAGCGGCCCTAAAAGATGTCTTAAGTACGCTTGCCAGAAGAGCGCCGCACATACCGATTGTGATTTACCCAACTTTGGTTCAAGGGCCAGATGCGCCAGCTGGAATTATTTCCGCACTAAAGGCTGCTGAAAAAGAAAATGCAGTCGATGTGATTTTGCTGGTGCGGGGCGGTGGCAGCATTGAAGACCTCTGGGCATTTAATGATGAGCAGTTGGCTTACGCAATCGCACAGTCTCCCATCCCAATCGTGAGTGGGGTTGGTCATGAAACTGATGTCACGATCGCAGACTTTGTTGCTGACTTGCGTGCACCGACTCCTACGGGCGCGGCAGAATTAGCAGCGCCACGCCGTGATCAAATGCTGCAAGAGTTAGATGCCATCATGCAAGCATTGTTGCAAAGAGTGAGTCAGCGAGTCGAGCGTGAAGCACAAACCTTGGATCAATTGGCCTTACGTCTTAGTCATACTCTACCTAACCCCGATCGCATGCGTGAGCAAATTAGTGGCTGGCAAAAACGACTGAACCAAGCATGGCTGGTGAGGGTTGAAAATTGGAAGCGTGATCAAGGCCACTTTCAGTCTCAGCTTGAAATGTTGAACCCGCAAAGAACTCTAGAGCGGGGTTATGCAGTCATTCTGAGTAAGGATGACCAAGCAATGCATGCAGTACGGAATACGAATGAGCTTAATACAGAGAATGCGTTTCAGGTGCGCTTAGCTGAAGGCCAGGTAGAGGTTGAATTTGCGAGGGTTGGGGCACAGAAGTAA
- the murB gene encoding UDP-N-acetylmuramate dehydrogenase, whose protein sequence is MNSAKNAPNPAKLTRNLGLKHRNSFGLDSTAELAYEITSADQLPILMKELDDKKLIWRVLGGGSNVILPASLPGATLLINILGQEIIRTDEENSWLSVGAGVNWHKFVSWTLENNLPGFENLALIPGTVGAAPIQNIGAYGVEVEEYIDSIEAFDSAAHAFVTLPNEACRFAYRDSYFKQNPNRLIVTKVVFKIPKSWQARLQYADLAKQFTESNSNPSAKQIFDAVCTIRSKKLPDPVVIGNAGSFFQNPIVGNQQYEQLIKEFPNLVSYPDATGTRKLAAGWLIDQCGFKGKRIGPVGVYEKQALVLVNHGGGTSTDILGLAKNIQAEVMGKFGVQLEIEPNIL, encoded by the coding sequence ATGAACTCCGCGAAAAATGCGCCCAATCCAGCAAAATTGACCCGCAATCTGGGACTCAAGCACCGGAATAGCTTCGGTCTGGATTCCACAGCAGAATTAGCCTACGAGATCACATCCGCAGATCAGCTACCAATCCTAATGAAAGAGCTTGATGATAAAAAGCTGATATGGCGTGTATTAGGCGGTGGAAGCAATGTGATTCTTCCAGCCTCTTTACCTGGAGCAACTCTACTCATCAATATCCTGGGTCAAGAAATCATTCGCACGGATGAAGAAAACTCCTGGCTCTCGGTAGGCGCTGGTGTTAATTGGCATAAATTCGTTTCCTGGACCCTAGAAAATAATCTCCCAGGATTTGAGAACCTCGCACTCATCCCCGGAACCGTTGGAGCCGCGCCCATTCAAAACATTGGGGCTTACGGCGTTGAAGTCGAGGAATACATCGACAGCATCGAAGCATTTGATTCTGCGGCCCATGCCTTTGTCACTCTCCCAAATGAAGCATGTCGATTTGCCTATCGCGATAGCTACTTCAAACAAAATCCCAATCGATTGATCGTGACAAAGGTCGTTTTTAAAATCCCCAAGTCTTGGCAAGCACGATTGCAATACGCCGATCTGGCAAAGCAATTTACTGAGTCAAACTCCAACCCAAGTGCAAAGCAAATTTTTGATGCGGTGTGCACTATCCGATCTAAGAAATTGCCAGACCCTGTAGTAATTGGTAATGCCGGAAGCTTCTTTCAGAATCCGATTGTTGGCAACCAACAATATGAGCAATTAATTAAAGAATTTCCGAATCTCGTGTCTTACCCGGATGCCACCGGAACACGAAAGCTAGCGGCCGGATGGTTAATTGATCAATGCGGCTTTAAGGGCAAGCGGATTGGTCCTGTAGGTGTTTATGAAAAACAAGCGCTAGTCCTGGTCAATCATGGCGGCGGGACATCAACAGATATCCTGGGTTTAGCAAAAAATATTCAAGCAGAAGTAATGGGTAAATTCGGAGTGCAGCTTGAGATTGAGCCAAATATTCTGTAG
- a CDS encoding YajQ family cyclic di-GMP-binding protein → MPSFDVVCEPDMIELKNAIEQSNKEITNRFDFKGSDSRVEQKDETLILFGDDDFKLGQVRDVLYGKMAKRNVDVRYLKDDKKETIGSDKRKQTMKIQKGITAELAKKVVRIIKDSKIKVQASIQGDAVRVTGTKRDDLQETMAMLKKEVSEAPLGFNNFRD, encoded by the coding sequence ATGCCCTCATTTGACGTAGTGTGTGAGCCTGACATGATTGAGTTGAAAAACGCAATCGAGCAATCCAATAAAGAGATTACCAATCGTTTTGACTTTAAAGGCTCTGATAGCCGAGTAGAGCAAAAGGATGAGACTTTGATCTTGTTTGGTGATGACGACTTTAAATTGGGCCAAGTTCGCGATGTGCTTTACGGCAAGATGGCAAAACGCAATGTAGACGTGCGTTATCTCAAAGATGATAAAAAAGAGACTATTGGTAGTGATAAGCGTAAGCAAACCATGAAAATCCAAAAAGGGATTACTGCAGAGTTGGCTAAAAAAGTAGTACGCATCATCAAAGACAGCAAGATCAAAGTGCAGGCCAGTATTCAGGGTGATGCAGTGCGTGTAACGGGTACTAAGCGCGATGATTTGCAAGAGACTATGGCTATGCTCAAGAAAGAGGTCAGCGAGGCTCCATTAGGCTTTAACAACTTCCGTGACTAA
- the xerD gene encoding site-specific tyrosine recombinase XerD, which translates to MTNVVVPAIHPASQGAIERFCDACWLEDGLAQNSLSAYRQDLLLLAQWLKQNSGADLYSVTEKDLTAYIAHRRADKATTANRRLTVFKRFYRHALRMNLVRNDPCIGLRAAKQALRFPKTLSEDQVTALLNAPDVETALGLRDRTMLELMYASGLRVSEIVSLKTVALGLNEGVIRVVNGKGGKERLVPFGGEAGQWLRRYLADARTLLLEGKTSDAVFVGRHTGTGLTRQAFWALIKRYAIIANIPVALSPHTLRHAFATHLLNHGADLRVVQLLLGHADISTTQIYTHVARERLKSIHQQHHPRGS; encoded by the coding sequence GTGACTAATGTAGTTGTGCCAGCAATCCACCCGGCAAGCCAAGGGGCGATTGAGCGCTTCTGCGATGCTTGTTGGCTGGAAGATGGATTGGCACAAAACAGTTTGTCTGCCTATCGCCAAGATCTATTGCTCTTGGCTCAGTGGCTGAAACAAAATTCAGGCGCTGATCTCTACAGTGTTACTGAAAAAGATCTTACTGCCTATATTGCACATCGGCGGGCTGATAAGGCAACTACGGCTAATCGTCGGCTGACGGTATTTAAGCGCTTTTATCGCCATGCTCTGCGCATGAACTTAGTTAGAAATGATCCTTGCATTGGTTTACGTGCTGCAAAGCAAGCATTGCGTTTCCCTAAAACATTAAGTGAAGATCAGGTCACTGCTTTGCTTAATGCCCCCGATGTGGAGACTGCACTTGGATTGCGTGACCGCACTATGTTGGAGTTAATGTATGCCAGCGGCTTACGGGTCTCTGAAATCGTTTCTTTAAAGACGGTTGCCCTAGGATTAAACGAAGGTGTTATTCGGGTAGTGAATGGTAAGGGTGGTAAAGAGCGATTAGTGCCATTTGGTGGCGAGGCAGGTCAGTGGTTACGCCGTTATCTTGCTGATGCCAGAACGCTATTACTTGAAGGCAAGACTTCGGATGCGGTATTTGTTGGACGCCACACGGGAACCGGATTAACCCGTCAAGCTTTCTGGGCGCTCATTAAGCGTTACGCCATAATTGCCAATATCCCTGTTGCCTTATCTCCGCACACACTACGCCATGCATTTGCTACCCACTTACTGAACCACGGAGCAGATTTAAGGGTGGTACAACTCCTCTTGGGTCATGCTGATATCTCGACCACTCAGATTTATACCCATGTGGCTAGAGAGCGTCTTAAATCGATCCATCAGCAACATCATCCTAGGGGTAGTTGA
- the plsY gene encoding glycerol-3-phosphate 1-O-acyltransferase PlsY, protein MNLTFDLLLIPLAYLIGSISFAVVVSKCMRLPDPHSYGSGNPGATNVLRTGNKLAAVLTLIGDALKGYLAVMLARVLLGDESLTSTLNSWLLCGVVIAVFLGHLFPIFHGFRGGKGVATACGILFGINWILGVATLGTWIIVAMFMRYSSLAALAAAVFGPIYFVFLFGFQPMGIALLVVCLLLIWRHRSNIHNLMNGKESRIGSKKKGQS, encoded by the coding sequence ATGAATTTAACCTTTGATCTTTTACTGATTCCGCTTGCCTACCTGATTGGTTCAATTTCTTTCGCAGTAGTGGTGAGTAAGTGCATGCGCTTACCAGATCCCCATTCTTACGGCTCTGGTAATCCAGGCGCTACCAACGTTCTAAGAACAGGTAACAAGCTAGCAGCCGTACTCACTTTGATTGGTGATGCCTTAAAGGGCTATCTTGCAGTCATGTTGGCTAGAGTACTGCTTGGAGATGAATCTCTGACATCGACACTCAACTCTTGGTTGTTATGTGGGGTGGTGATTGCCGTGTTCTTGGGGCATCTGTTCCCAATATTCCATGGCTTTAGGGGTGGAAAGGGTGTTGCTACTGCCTGCGGTATTTTATTTGGTATTAATTGGATTTTGGGAGTAGCAACTTTGGGAACCTGGATCATCGTAGCGATGTTTATGCGTTATTCCTCTTTGGCTGCTTTAGCGGCTGCTGTCTTTGGTCCGATCTACTTTGTATTTTTGTTTGGTTTTCAGCCCATGGGCATTGCTTTGCTCGTGGTGTGCTTGCTACTGATTTGGCGCCATCGTAGCAATATTCATAATCTAATGAATGGCAAAGAAAGTCGCATTGGCTCCAAGAAAAAAGGGCAGTCATGA
- a CDS encoding MAPEG family protein, with the protein MTIAYWCVLFMGLFPYVAAGIAKKGFEGYDNGMPRQWLAKQTGFRARANAAQANLFESLPFFFAAIIIASVANAPQGRVDLLAIGFVIARIAYLICYVANWPTTRSIVWLAGLVCVVAIFFQI; encoded by the coding sequence ATGACTATTGCTTATTGGTGTGTGCTATTCATGGGACTATTCCCATACGTAGCAGCGGGCATCGCTAAAAAAGGATTTGAGGGTTATGACAATGGCATGCCCAGACAATGGCTTGCTAAGCAGACAGGATTTCGGGCGCGAGCCAATGCTGCCCAAGCCAACCTTTTTGAATCTCTTCCATTCTTCTTTGCGGCAATAATTATTGCAAGCGTTGCAAATGCCCCTCAGGGCCGAGTTGATTTACTAGCTATTGGATTTGTTATAGCGCGCATTGCCTATCTCATTTGCTATGTAGCCAACTGGCCAACCACTCGATCTATTGTTTGGCTCGCTGGTCTGGTTTGCGTAGTAGCAATCTTCTTCCAGATTTAA
- the folE gene encoding GTP cyclohydrolase I, whose translation MPTKKIPAKTASKLAAKKVSSVKPAKKVPAKKSDAGTPLSVVIRRRIEAQKARFHANDNISQFIQPGELEGLVDEVAEKMQAVLESLVIDTESDHNTKNTSQRVAKMFVKEVFNGRYTEQPTLTKFPNVSRLNELMIIGPITVRSACSHHLCPIMGRIWIGVLPSKESALIGLSKYSRLTEWVMCRPQIQEEAVVELADMLEKKIKPVGVAIVMDADHFCMQWRGVKDRDSKMVNSVMRGAFLKDSNLRREFLSLLEKR comes from the coding sequence ATGCCTACTAAGAAAATTCCTGCAAAAACGGCTAGCAAGCTTGCTGCCAAGAAAGTCTCTAGCGTTAAGCCTGCAAAAAAAGTCCCCGCTAAAAAGAGTGATGCTGGCACGCCATTATCGGTAGTGATTCGCCGTCGTATCGAAGCGCAAAAGGCGCGCTTTCATGCAAATGACAATATCTCTCAATTTATTCAGCCTGGTGAGCTAGAAGGCCTGGTAGATGAGGTGGCGGAAAAGATGCAGGCTGTTTTAGAAAGCTTGGTGATTGATACTGAGAGCGACCACAACACTAAAAATACTAGCCAACGTGTGGCTAAGATGTTTGTTAAGGAAGTATTTAATGGGCGATATACAGAACAACCAACGTTGACCAAGTTTCCGAATGTCAGCCGCTTAAATGAATTAATGATTATTGGACCCATCACTGTTCGTAGTGCATGTTCTCATCATCTTTGCCCAATCATGGGTCGTATTTGGATTGGAGTATTACCAAGTAAAGAATCTGCTTTGATTGGTTTGTCAAAGTACTCACGCTTAACTGAATGGGTCATGTGTCGTCCACAGATTCAGGAAGAGGCAGTAGTGGAGTTGGCAGATATGCTCGAGAAAAAAATTAAGCCAGTTGGTGTTGCGATCGTGATGGATGCAGATCATTTCTGTATGCAATGGCGCGGCGTTAAGGATCGCGATTCTAAGATGGTCAATAGCGTGATGCGCGGTGCCTTCCTGAAGGACTCCAATTTGCGTAGAGAGTTTTTATCTCTCTTAGAAAAGCGTTAG
- a CDS encoding high-potential iron-sulfur protein, whose protein sequence is MKNSRRQFMILSAAGACTLALNGHVQAQAMVAETDPQAAALGYKVNATTVDKAKYPKYAAGQACGNCALYQGKPDSAAGGCSLFAGKQVAGKGWCSAYAKKA, encoded by the coding sequence ATGAAAAATAGTCGTCGCCAATTTATGATTTTGTCTGCTGCTGGTGCTTGCACCTTGGCCTTGAATGGTCATGTTCAAGCCCAAGCCATGGTTGCTGAAACAGATCCACAAGCTGCTGCATTGGGTTACAAAGTAAACGCTACTACTGTAGACAAAGCAAAGTACCCTAAGTACGCTGCTGGTCAGGCATGCGGCAACTGCGCTTTGTACCAAGGTAAGCCTGATTCTGCTGCCGGTGGTTGCTCTTTGTTTGCTGGCAAGCAAGTTGCTGGTAAAGGCTGGTGCTCTGCATACGCTAAGAAGGCTTAA